The genome window GGCCGTCTTCGGAGTCGCAGTGCGCCCGGGCCGGGACGGTCCCAAGCAACAGGACCAGCCCCATGGCGCCGACAACGAGCAGGCGGCGGAGGTGTGGTGCGTGTGTCGTCATGGCATGATCTCCGCGTGACAGACGTTCAGTTTGCGTCCGTCGGTTTTGTGTGATCCGGCGCCGTGAGCGCCCGTTCGAGAATGCTCCAGACTTTGGCCACCCGTTGGGATTGGTCTTTGCGTTCGCCGGGGCGGGGACGGCTGTGCGCGATCGCGTGCAGGGCGCCGAGCACCACCAGCGCGCCCTCTTCCGGTCCGACATCGGCGGCCAGGTGCCCCCGAGCGCTCGCGGCGGAGAGGCAGTCGATCACAAACTGGCGTGAACGGCGCTTCATCTCGCGCAGGCGCTTCTCCCGCGCGCTGGAATGCGCGCCGGGGATCAGGTTTTCGGACAGCAACAGACGCGAAATCTCGGGGTGCTCACGGATGGCGCGTACCCGGTGTTCGAAGAACTGCCGCAGCGCTGAAAGCGGATCGTCGGCTTGGGGTGGGAAACCGGCGAAAATGATCTCCTCGATCCGGTCGACGATGGCATCGAGGATCTCCTCCATCGAATCGAAGTGACGGAAGATGCTGCCGCCGGTGATGCCGACCATTGCGCCGAGCCGCTCGGCGGTGAACTGACGCGCCCCTTCGATGGCGAGGATGCGCATGCCGGCGTCGACGATTTCGGTGCGGCGGATGTCGGTAGACTTGCGGGTCTCCGTTGTCATGTAATGGTTATACGCAAGCAAGTATTTACTTGCAACAACTTTCTGGCGATTTCCGAAGATTTCTGTCTTGGTTACACTGTTCGGGACACATCGAAATAATTTAGCGCGTTGTGCAACAAGCGGTTATGCTAATAGGGCCCACATGGAATAGCCGATTGGGTTCGCCTCGCCAGATCAGGTCCGATTTGCTTGGATCGGGTTGATTCACGTCTTATGTTGATCGGGTCGCCGCGGTGCCCTCGTCCCGGCGCCGGACGTAGCAGCCCAAACCGCAACAAACAAGGAGAGTTCACGATGTGGTCACCCAGATCCGCGCGCCGTCTGGCGATTCCGGCGTTGCTCTGTTTCCTGGTCATCGCGCCGCCGGTCCATAGTCAGCAGGCGCAGCCGTACATGATGCCCCCGCAGGCGTTGGCGGATCTGGTCGATGCGCCGCCCACACCCACGGTGCAGATCAGCCCGGATCAGCAGTGGATGCTGCTTTTGCAGCAACCCGGTCTGCCGCCGATTGAAGAAGTGGCGGCGCCGGAACTGCGGTTGGCGGGACTACGGATCAACCCACGGACCTATGGTCCCAGCCGCGCCGGGTACTCCAATTCGCTCGCCTTCAAGAACATTGCCGATGGCAGCGAACGCCCAGTGACCGGTCTGCCCGCGGGTGCCCGGATCAATTCGGTCACCTGGTCACCGGACGGCTCGCGCATTGCCTTTGCCGTCACCTTCGAGGACCGGATCGAACTGTGGACCGCGGCGCTGACCGATGCGGCGGCGATGCGAATTACGCCGCGTCCGCTTAATGCCACCTATGGCGGGAGCTACAACTGGGTGTCGGACGGACGGGCCTTGATCGCATTGACCGTGCCGACGGACCGTGGGGAGGCGCCGCCGGAAATGACCATTCCCACCGGGCCGGTCATTCAGGAGAACCTGGGCAAGAGCGCGCCGGCGCGCACCTATCAGGACCTCCTCAAGAATCCCAACGACGAGGCGCGTTTTACGCATTACGCGACCTCGCAGATCATCCGGGTGACGCTCGATGGCCAGGTCGTCAACCTCGGCCGGCCGGGAATCATCGCGCAGGCCAGCCCGTCGCCGGATGGGAAGTACATCCTGGTCGAGACCGTCCACCCGCCCTTCTCCTACACGGTGCCGGTCCAACGCTTCCCGAGCCGGGTCGAAGTCTGGGACATGAAGGGGAATCTGGTGCGGATGCTCTGCGAGATTCCGCTGGCCGACCAGGTGCCGGTGGCGTTTGCGTCGGTTCGCACCGGTCCGCGCGGGCATGAGTGGCGTGCCGATGCTCCGGCCACCCTCTGTTGGGCGGAGGCGCTCGACGGCGGCGATGCCCGTGTCGAGACCGACAAGCGCGACCAAGTCTACCTGTTGCCCGCGCCGTTCTCGGGCAAGCCGGTGCCCTTGATCACGCTCGGACTGCGCTACGGCGGCATCCAGTGGGGCAACGACAATCTGGCGCTGGTGGAGGAGTGGTGGTGGAAGACGCGCCGCCAGCATGTCTGGGCGGTCAAGCCCGGGTCGCCGAAGTCGAAACCGCGACTGGTGTTTGATTACTCCTCGGAGGATCGGTACAACGATCCCGGCACACCGATGATGCGGGTCAATGAGCGGGGCGGCTATGTTCTGCTGACCGGCGACAACGGCAAATCGATCTATCTGTCCGGCGCCGGCGCCTCCCCCGAAGGGGACCGTCCGTTTGTCGACCGCTTCGATCTGACCACGGCGACCGCGACGCGTCTGTTCCGCTCCGAGGCCCCCTATTATGAGCGCGCGGTGCGGTTGCTGGACCCGTCGCGCGGGTTGCTCTTGACGTCACGCGAGAGCACCAGCGAACCGCCGAACTACTACATTCGCAATCTGAACGACGGCGCGCTGCAGCCGGTGACCGCGTTTCCCCATCCGACCCCGCAATTGAAGGATGTGCAGAAGGAGTTGATTCGCTACAAGCGCGATGATGGGGTCGATCTGACCGCGACTCTCTATCTGCCGGCCGGCTACACCCCCGCGGATGGGCCCTTGCCGATGCTGATGTGGGCCTACCCGCAGGAATTCAAAAGCGCCGACGCCGCCGGACAGGTGACCGATTCCCCTTACCGCTTTGTCCGTGTCAGTTCCCACTCACCGCTTCTGTGGCTGGCGCATGGGTATGCGGTGCTCGACGATCCGACCATGCCGATCGTGGGCGAGGGGGAGGCCGAGCCGAACGACACCTACATCAAACAATTGGTGGCCAGCGCGCAGGCGGCGGTCGACGAGGTGGTGCGTCGCGGCGTGGCCGACCGCGACCGGATCGCGATCGGCGGGCACTCGTACGGAGCGTTCATGACCGCCAACCTGCTGGCGCATTCAGACCTGTTCCGTCTGGGGATTGCCCGCAGCGGCGCCTACAACCGCACCCTGACGCCGTTTGGGTTCCAGTCGGAAGAGCGCACCCTCTGGCAGGCGCGGGAGACTTATGTCGACATGTCGCCCTTCATGTACGCCGACAAGATTAACGAGCCGATCCTGCTGATTCACGGAGCCGCCGACAACAACTCCGGCACCTTCCCGATGCAGAGCGAGCGGTTCTACGACGCGCTCAAGGGGCATGGCGCCACGGCGCGGCTGATCCTTCTGCCCGCCGAATCGCACGGCTACCGTGCCCGCGAGTCGGTCATGCACATGATCTATGAGATGACCGATTGGCTGGACCGCTATGTCAAGAACGCCGGTCCGCGGACCGCGGCCGCAACCATCGAGGAGTCCGAGAGCCGGTAACGCGCGCCATCCGATGTCGAGCGTGAATGCTCCCGACAGCGCCTCCACTGCGCTGCGCGGGAGCATTCTCGTTCCATGTCAAAATGCGCGCGACCCCGACGCCGCCCATGCACTTGAGGCGCGCAATTGATTAGTCTGTGGCCGGGGAGGACGGCGATGGCAACTCGACTGGCCCTGATCGGCCTGGCTGGCGCGCTGGTCCTCGTGCCGGCGACGGTGACCGCGCCAAGCCGCTGGACCGTCGCTGTGGAGACCGGGGTTGCCACAGGCGGCTGTAAGGATGTGCGGCTGCGGCTGGACGGGGACGGGGCGGTGCCCCGCACGGCGCGTCTCGCCGATGCGACCTTCGATGCCGGCACCGCGGTCGAGTCCTATTATCGTTTCGATTCGTACCGTCTGACTTACGCCCACGACCTCAATTTCCGTCCCGGGTTGCGAGTGGCCGGCGGCGTCACCGCGAAGATCCGTGACGCGACGATCCGTTTGATGGGCGCCACGCAGGATGCGGTCAGGACCAACGGCGGATTTGTGCCGCGTTTGTATGCTGTCGGGGCGCGGAGCATCTCCTCGCGTCTGCGGCGTCTGCTGGAGGCGGACGCGCCGGCGGGGTTGCAATGGGACTTGTGATCGCATAATCTGGGTGTCGTCGAACGCCATGACCCGGAGGGTGGTAATGTCCATCAGATCAAGTGTGACTCTTGGCGCCGTTGTGTTGCTTTCGATGCTGCCGCCCTCGGTCGGGCGGTGCGCGATGCCGCCGGTCCCGACCGAGGGCGGCGGAGTGCCACCCCAACTGGCCGGGGCCGGGCAGACCCCATTGACCATTGAACGTATCTATGGTGACACGTCGCTGTCCGGCATTTCGCCGCGCGGGGTGAAGATTTCGCCCGACGGGCGGCGGGTCGGGTTTCTGCGCGGCCGTTCCGATGATCAATACCAACTCGATCTGTGGGTCTATGACGCCCGCGATCACCGGTCGCGTCGGTTGGTCGACTCGAAATCGCTTCTGCCGTCCGAGCGGCTCTCCGACATCGAAAAGGCGCGTCGCGAACGCGCCCGCACCGCGTCGTTCCGCGGCATCCTCAGTTACCACTGGTCGCCGGATGGGAAGCGGCTGTTGTTCCCGCTGGGGGACACCATCTATCTCTATGACATCGGCGCGCGCGCGCCGCTCCGTGCCCTGACCGCCCGCGGCGACATTCTCGATCCGCAGATTTCGCCGAAGGGGAACTATGCCTCGTTCGTGCGCGAGCAGGACCTCGTTGTCATCGATCTGCAGACCGGCCGCGAGCGTCAATTGACCTTCGATGGCGACGGCACGGTTCACAACGCCGAGGCCGAGTTCATCGCGCAGGAGGAGATGGGCCAGTCGCACGGCTACTGGTGGTCGCCGGATGACGCGTGGATTGCCTTCAAGCAATTCGACGAAGCGCCGGTGCCGATCATCCGCCGCTTCGAGGTCTATCCGGAAAGCACGACCGTGGTCGAGCAGCGCTACCCGACGGCGGGGGAGGCGAATGTCACGGTGCGTCTGGGCCTCGTGCGTCCCACCGGCGGCGATGTCGCCTGGGTCGACCTGGGCCCGGATCCCGACATTTATCTGGCGCGCGTCGACTGGCTGCCCGACAGCCGCACGGTCAGTTTCCAGCGGCAGAGCCGCGATCAAAAACGGCTCGATCTGGTCTTTGTCGACGCCGCGACGTTGGCGCAGCGGGTTGTACTCACCGAAACCTCCGAGACCTGGGTCAATCTCAACGATGACCTGCGTTTCCTGAAGCGACGGCCCGCGTTTGTCTGGTCGTCGGAACGCAGCGGATTCAACCATCTGTACCTCTACAACCTCGACGGCGCCTTGATTCGCCCGTTGACGGAAGGCGACTGGGATGTCGATGGTCTGCTGGCGGTGGATGAGGAGTCCGGCCTGGTGTACTTTTCTTCCAACCGCGACGCGGTGACCGACAAGCAGATCTACACGGCGCCATACGCCACGGACGAACTGGCCGCGCCGACGCGCATCAGCGCGTCCGATGGATGGCATGATGCCTCTTTCGCGCGCGATGCCGACCGTGTCCTGCTATTCGTCGACCGTTTCAATGATCCGGCCACGCCGCCGCAGACCAGCGTGCGCGGTCCCGACGGCCGTTTTCTGGCATGGATCGAAGAGAATCGTCTGGGGCCGGGCCATCCCTACTGGCCGTACGCCGCAGGGCATGTGATCCCCGACTTCGGCACCATCCCCGCCGAGGACGGCCAGCCCCTGGTGTATGGTCTGTGCAAACCGGCCAACTTCGACCCGGCAAAGCGGTACCCGGTGCATGTTTCGGTCTATGGCGGTCCGGGAAGTCAGGGTGTGACGCGCACCTGGGGCGACCCGTTCACGCAGTACCTGCTGCAGCAGGGCTACATTGTCTTTGAGTTGGACAATCGCGGCACGGGGCGTCGCGGTCGCCGCTTTGCCGACGCTCTCTATCACCGGCTGGGCGACATTGAAGTGCGCGATCAGGTGGCCGGCATCCGCTGGCTTAAGGGGCAGCCGTATGTCGATCCGGAGCGCATCGGCGTTTCCGGCTGGAGTTACGGCGGCTACATGGCGGTCATGTTGCTGGCCAAAGCGAGCGACGAAATCGCGGCGGGGATCGCCGGCGCGCCGGTGACCGACTGGCGCATTTATGACACACATTACACCGAGCATTATCTCGGCCGCCCGCAGGACAACCCCGACGGATACGATTCGAGCTCCGTCTTCAACGTGCTGGCGGGTCTGCGCTCGCCGCTGCTTTTGATCCACGGCATGGCCGATGACAATGTGTTGTTTACCAACTCCACACAATTGATGGCCGCCCTGATCTCCCAGGGGCCGCAGTTCCACCTCATGACCTATCCGGGCGGGAAGCATGGGCTGTCGACGCCGGCCATGCAGCGTCATTCCCACCATCTGATGGTGGACTTTCTCGAGGACGAGATGGTGCGTCGGCGTTAACGGCGATGGTTGACGCCGATCACGGCTGTGCCGTCAGATATACCATCGCACCAATCGCGTCTCGATACACCCTGGCGGAGAACTCCCGCAGCCGCCGCCGCGCGCCTTCCGGGTCGTGCGGCCATTGACGCAGCGCCTCCTGCACGGCCGTGGCATGTCGAACGCCGGCGTCGGCTTCGATTGCGCCAAACGCGTCACGCACTGATGCTGACACCGCGCCGTAGCGCTGCGACATGTGGTGCCGCCAGGATGTGAAGGTCCAATATGCGCTGGCGCTGTCTATGCTGAACTTCGAGCCGGTGCGGGCAGTGTATTCTTCGATTGTCGGGGCCAATCCGGCGTCGGTGTAATGGGCAGGGAATACCTCCGGATCGAAATGGAAGGGGATGTAGCACGACAGGCAGGGCGACGAGAAGCAGGCCCAATAGGTCAATCCGATTTCCTTCGGCATGTCGCCGCGCAATTCGGCGACGAAGCTGGTCTGGGTGTCATCGCCGCAGATCGGCCCGGTTGGGTTGGAGTGCGGGCATCCGGTCAGAGAATCTGCCGCATAGAGCGGTGTGCCCTCAAAATGACTCCGCAGAATCGCCATCAACATCGGCGCATCGACCTTGCGCGCCGGCGTTACAGCGAAGGGAATCGCATCGCCATAAGCAGGAGGTTGAGCGGCGATGCGGCGGACGCCGTCCCAGCGCCGTCCGATGTTGGACGGGTGGCCGGCCGCCTCCGGAAGCGCGTACGCACGCGCGAAGTCAAAGGGGCCATCACTCGCCGCGTTGTACCAGCCGCGTTCGGTCGCGTAACTGACAACGTCGGCGGATCCCAGGAAGTTCAGCGAGTCCGTCAGGTCGATCGTTTGAATGGTGTAGGTGTTGGCGATTAGCGCCACCTGATCGTCAGGGACTCGTTGCGCCACCCAGTGACGGCCTTGCACCGCTGCCAGAAGCCAGCCCTCCTGCGGGTCGCAGATCACATAGGTCCGTCCCGAACCGGAATAGCCGAATCGCTCAATCAACTGGCCGGCCAGACGCACCCCTTCGCGCGCACTCCGGGCGCGTTCGGCAACCAGACGGCGCAGCCACCAGTTGATGCCGTCGCCATCCAGGGAGGGCTGATCTTCGCGTGAACGGCAGGCGTCGGAACAGACGCAGACGCCCCACTCATTTACATAACTGTCGGAGTACAGCAAGCCAGGAATTTCCGACCAGAGATAGGCCCAGGTCTCGGGCACCTGTTCGAGGGGCAGGGCGCTGTCGAGTTTCACCATCGCGCCGGGGGGGTGTGTCTGACGGGGCACATAGTGGTGATTGACCACCTGCGGGTTGCCATCGTCCTCATTGTGAGCCATGGTGACAAAGCCAGTGGTAGAGACATCCTTGCCGACGACGATGGAGAAGCAGCCGCCTTCTGACGGCGGGGCCGACTGGGCGGATAGGCCGCTCAGGCAGAACGTCGCGAGCAAGACAGACAGACGGAATAGTTGCCGGCGCATGGAACCCTCGCTTGAGTTAGTTACCTGCCGGATCGCTCTCCGGCTCCGGGCCAGCCGACCTCTCAGATCGGCAGGTCGCATTTACATGAACCACCGCTTCTGCGCGTGAACGATGTCGCCGAAGCGGCGCATAAACGCCATCTCATCGTCGGCGAGGGGACCGCCATCCAGCGCGGTGAGGTTCTCCTTCAGCTGAGCCAGATTGCTGGGGGCGGTCAGGACAACATCGACTTGGGGGCTGCTCAACACAAACCGGTAGCACAAAGGCGCGGTGGGCACCGGCTCGGAGGCCGGGTATCCTTTTGGGCGCCGCAGCAGGTGGCCCCAGCGGGTGGCGGTGTAGCTGATCACGGTCGGTTTGTGGGCCAGATGCGGGAATATGTCGGATTCCGCGCCCCGGTGGGCGGCGTTATAACGCATCATGAGCGTGTCCATCGCCCCGGCCGCCATGGTCTTTCCGGCGAATGACCGATCGTGGCATGACATACCGATCCCGCGGACCTTGCCTTCCTCGCGCAGGCGCATCAATTCCTCCTGCACCGATTCGGGGAAGTGTTTCGGCTTGGTCACGCCCAGAAGCAGGAAGAAGTCCAGGTAGTCGGCGCCGAGTTGGCGGAGGCGTTTTTCCAGCGTCCTGCGAATATTCGTATGGGTGATCAGCAGGTTGTAGGCGCCGGTGATTACGATGAAGTGGTCGCGCCCATGGCGGAACAGCTCCCGCAGCGACGTGACCATCTGTCGGTCGAAGCCGTAGCAGAAAAAGACGGTGACTCCCTGATCGACGGCGTAATGGACCGTCTGCCTGCCCGGCCAATAGCTGGCCGACAGGCCCATCCGGCGGACGGTCAATCCGGCGCCGCCCAAAACGGCGGTCTGAAAGTCGGACATCCTGCGGGAATGAATGGGTCCGGCGGCCATTTCGGCAACCGGCAAGGCGTCAAAATCCCCTTCCACGGGCCCGGATTTCATCTTGTTCCTCGACTTTTGGCGGCGGCCCCCCTATACTGGCGGCGAGAACCGAAACCGCCGACTTTTCTCGGACTGACCGCACAGGCAAGGACCGACGGCATTCACGGAAGAGCGTAACCGGTTTCGCGGCCGTCGGGGCCAACGGATGGGAGCACCGTGTCGCTCCCA of bacterium contains these proteins:
- a CDS encoding TetR/AcrR family transcriptional regulator, with translation MTTETRKSTDIRRTEIVDAGMRILAIEGARQFTAERLGAMVGITGGSIFRHFDSMEEILDAIVDRIEEIIFAGFPPQADDPLSALRQFFEHRVRAIREHPEISRLLLSENLIPGAHSSAREKRLREMKRRSRQFVIDCLSAASARGHLAADVGPEEGALVVLGALHAIAHSRPRPGERKDQSQRVAKVWSILERALTAPDHTKPTDAN
- a CDS encoding prolyl oligopeptidase family serine peptidase; translated protein: MWSPRSARRLAIPALLCFLVIAPPVHSQQAQPYMMPPQALADLVDAPPTPTVQISPDQQWMLLLQQPGLPPIEEVAAPELRLAGLRINPRTYGPSRAGYSNSLAFKNIADGSERPVTGLPAGARINSVTWSPDGSRIAFAVTFEDRIELWTAALTDAAAMRITPRPLNATYGGSYNWVSDGRALIALTVPTDRGEAPPEMTIPTGPVIQENLGKSAPARTYQDLLKNPNDEARFTHYATSQIIRVTLDGQVVNLGRPGIIAQASPSPDGKYILVETVHPPFSYTVPVQRFPSRVEVWDMKGNLVRMLCEIPLADQVPVAFASVRTGPRGHEWRADAPATLCWAEALDGGDARVETDKRDQVYLLPAPFSGKPVPLITLGLRYGGIQWGNDNLALVEEWWWKTRRQHVWAVKPGSPKSKPRLVFDYSSEDRYNDPGTPMMRVNERGGYVLLTGDNGKSIYLSGAGASPEGDRPFVDRFDLTTATATRLFRSEAPYYERAVRLLDPSRGLLLTSRESTSEPPNYYIRNLNDGALQPVTAFPHPTPQLKDVQKELIRYKRDDGVDLTATLYLPAGYTPADGPLPMLMWAYPQEFKSADAAGQVTDSPYRFVRVSSHSPLLWLAHGYAVLDDPTMPIVGEGEAEPNDTYIKQLVASAQAAVDEVVRRGVADRDRIAIGGHSYGAFMTANLLAHSDLFRLGIARSGAYNRTLTPFGFQSEERTLWQARETYVDMSPFMYADKINEPILLIHGAADNNSGTFPMQSERFYDALKGHGATARLILLPAESHGYRARESVMHMIYEMTDWLDRYVKNAGPRTAAATIEESESR
- a CDS encoding DPP IV N-terminal domain-containing protein, which translates into the protein MSIRSSVTLGAVVLLSMLPPSVGRCAMPPVPTEGGGVPPQLAGAGQTPLTIERIYGDTSLSGISPRGVKISPDGRRVGFLRGRSDDQYQLDLWVYDARDHRSRRLVDSKSLLPSERLSDIEKARRERARTASFRGILSYHWSPDGKRLLFPLGDTIYLYDIGARAPLRALTARGDILDPQISPKGNYASFVREQDLVVIDLQTGRERQLTFDGDGTVHNAEAEFIAQEEMGQSHGYWWSPDDAWIAFKQFDEAPVPIIRRFEVYPESTTVVEQRYPTAGEANVTVRLGLVRPTGGDVAWVDLGPDPDIYLARVDWLPDSRTVSFQRQSRDQKRLDLVFVDAATLAQRVVLTETSETWVNLNDDLRFLKRRPAFVWSSERSGFNHLYLYNLDGALIRPLTEGDWDVDGLLAVDEESGLVYFSSNRDAVTDKQIYTAPYATDELAAPTRISASDGWHDASFARDADRVLLFVDRFNDPATPPQTSVRGPDGRFLAWIEENRLGPGHPYWPYAAGHVIPDFGTIPAEDGQPLVYGLCKPANFDPAKRYPVHVSVYGGPGSQGVTRTWGDPFTQYLLQQGYIVFELDNRGTGRRGRRFADALYHRLGDIEVRDQVAGIRWLKGQPYVDPERIGVSGWSYGGYMAVMLLAKASDEIAAGIAGAPVTDWRIYDTHYTEHYLGRPQDNPDGYDSSSVFNVLAGLRSPLLLIHGMADDNVLFTNSTQLMAALISQGPQFHLMTYPGGKHGLSTPAMQRHSHHLMVDFLEDEMVRRR
- a CDS encoding C69 family dipeptidase, whose amino-acid sequence is MRRQLFRLSVLLATFCLSGLSAQSAPPSEGGCFSIVVGKDVSTTGFVTMAHNEDDGNPQVVNHHYVPRQTHPPGAMVKLDSALPLEQVPETWAYLWSEIPGLLYSDSYVNEWGVCVCSDACRSREDQPSLDGDGINWWLRRLVAERARSAREGVRLAGQLIERFGYSGSGRTYVICDPQEGWLLAAVQGRHWVAQRVPDDQVALIANTYTIQTIDLTDSLNFLGSADVVSYATERGWYNAASDGPFDFARAYALPEAAGHPSNIGRRWDGVRRIAAQPPAYGDAIPFAVTPARKVDAPMLMAILRSHFEGTPLYAADSLTGCPHSNPTGPICGDDTQTSFVAELRGDMPKEIGLTYWACFSSPCLSCYIPFHFDPEVFPAHYTDAGLAPTIEEYTARTGSKFSIDSASAYWTFTSWRHHMSQRYGAVSASVRDAFGAIEADAGVRHATAVQEALRQWPHDPEGARRRLREFSARVYRDAIGAMVYLTAQP
- a CDS encoding aldo/keto reductase, whose translation is MKSGPVEGDFDALPVAEMAAGPIHSRRMSDFQTAVLGGAGLTVRRMGLSASYWPGRQTVHYAVDQGVTVFFCYGFDRQMVTSLRELFRHGRDHFIVITGAYNLLITHTNIRRTLEKRLRQLGADYLDFFLLLGVTKPKHFPESVQEELMRLREEGKVRGIGMSCHDRSFAGKTMAAGAMDTLMMRYNAAHRGAESDIFPHLAHKPTVISYTATRWGHLLRRPKGYPASEPVPTAPLCYRFVLSSPQVDVVLTAPSNLAQLKENLTALDGGPLADDEMAFMRRFGDIVHAQKRWFM